In a genomic window of Fimbriiglobus ruber:
- a CDS encoding MarR family winged helix-turn-helix transcriptional regulator, whose translation MAKRTAKRDGGERLNALVAACRENSTACVLFHSAAAAKMGLTPVGEKALEVIDRFGRITPGQLAEETGLSGAAVTGLIDRLEEKQFVRRVRDTVDRRVVWVEPRAETTATFAAPFLEMQAVVERFYETATDEELAAVERFLAVTTAKLKELATQE comes from the coding sequence ATGGCGAAGCGAACGGCCAAGCGGGACGGGGGGGAGCGGCTTAACGCGCTCGTGGCGGCGTGCCGCGAGAACAGCACGGCGTGCGTACTCTTCCACTCCGCCGCGGCGGCGAAGATGGGCCTGACGCCGGTCGGCGAGAAGGCGCTGGAGGTGATCGACCGGTTCGGCCGGATCACGCCCGGGCAGCTCGCCGAGGAGACCGGCCTCAGCGGGGCGGCGGTGACGGGGTTGATCGACCGCCTGGAAGAGAAGCAGTTCGTCCGCCGCGTGCGAGACACGGTCGACCGGCGGGTTGTCTGGGTCGAGCCGCGGGCGGAGACCACGGCGACGTTCGCGGCGCCGTTTCTGGAAATGCAGGCGGTCGTCGAGCGCTTCTACGAGACGGCCACCGACGAGGAGCTGGCGGCCGTCGAGCGATTCCTGGCCGTCACGACGGCGAAGCTGAAGGAACTGGCGACGCAGGAGTGA